The genome window ATGACTGACGATAAAAAGGCCCTGATTATCTTTCCCACTTATAATGAGAAAGAAAACATAGAAAGAATAATCGCCGCCGTTCTGGAAAAGGATCCACGAATCAACGTTCTGGTAGTAGATGATAGTTCGCCCGATGGAACCGGGGAAATCGCCGACCGCCTGGCCGGGGATAATGCTCGTATTAATGTCCTCCACAGAACGGTTAAAGAGGGCCTGGGCCGGGCTTATCTGGCCGGTTTCAAATGGGCCCTGGAACGCGGCTTCGACTATATATTCGAGATGGATGCCGATTTTTCGCATGATCCCAAATATCTTCCGGATTTTCTCAGAACCATTGAAGATTGCGACCTGGTTCTCGGTTCGAGATATATTTCGGGTGTCAATGTCGTCAACTGGCCCATGAGCCGGCTGCTTTTGTCGTACTATGCCAATACTTATACCCGGCTGGTGACCGGCTTACCGGTAAGAGACGGGACCGGCGGTTTCAAATGTTTTCGACGGGAAGTTCTTCAGGCCATTGATCTCGATGCTATCCGATCCAACGGTTATATATTCCAGATTGAGCTATCCATGCGGGTCTGGAAGAAGGGATTTCGTATCAAGGAAATCCCGATCATCTTTACCGACCGCGAATTCGGAAGTTCCAAGATGTCCAAGAAAATTGTCCGGGAAGCCATCTGGAAAGTCTGGTATTTGAGATTAATGTCAATCTTTGGCAAGTTGAAATAAGTGTCTCCTTTGAATCCTTCACCTATCGAAATCTCTGCCCTTATGGTTACTTTCAATTCCGAGAGTAATATCGTTCCGGCTCTCAAATCTCTGATGGCTGAAATGGCATCAGTCAGGGGAGAAGTCCTGGTGTACGATAATAATTCCTCCGATGCTACGATTAACGCCATTCGCTCGGTTTCGCCGAATATTCAAATCATTCAATCGAATAAAAACCTTGGATTTGCGGCCGGAAACAACCGGGCCGCCGAGGTTGCCCGGGGAAAGTATCTCCTGTTTGCCAATCCCGATCTTATTCTCGATAAGGGGTGCTTGAGCGAGTTACTTGAAGTTTTCGGAGCCAGACCTGATGCCGGCGCGGTAGCCGCCCGGTTGCGAAATGAAGATAATTCTTTTCAACCGACCTGCCGTAATTTCCCCGATATGAAGAATATCTTCTTTTCCCGCGGTTCGGCCCTTGCGGCGGGCAAAGACAAATCGGGACATGGTCGGTACACCCTAGGTGATTTTGATAAAATAACATCGGTTCCTGCCGCCGCCGCCACCTGTTTGATGATGGAACGGGAGTTTTTTTTGAAAATCGGCGGTTTCGATGAGAGATTTTTTCTTTTTATGGAAGATACTGATTTGTGTTTGCGTATCTCGCGGGCCGATCGAACCGTTTATTTCGTCCCCGGGGCCGGAGCCGTTCATTTATGGGGACGGGGAACCCCGGCGTCGAGCTTTAGGCGACGTTTTCACCATCACCTGTCAGCCTGGAAATATTTCCTCAAGCATTATCCTAACGGCTTTTCGCTTTTTTTATTGCCCGTAGCCTTGATTATTAACTTTACTATGTTAACAATGAAAGACCTGTTGCGGGAAAAATAGCCCCTTTCAGGGCGGATACGGATATGCTGAATTTTAACTTTCTAATTCTTATCTTTATATCGTTCATAATTTCTCTGATACTGACCCTGGGAATTATCAGATTGTGCTGGAAATATTCACTGCTGGATTACCCTGGGAGACATAAACGTCACAAAAAACCAACCCCGATTCTTGGCGGAACAGCCATTCTGGCGGCCGTATGGATCAGCCTTCTGCTCTATATTTTGTTTGTGGAGGATGGTCTTGACGACCTTTTCCCGGCTCTCCCTAATATACTGGCTGGCTCGCTACTGATATACCTGGTGGGTTTAGTTGATGATTTAAAACCGTTATCAGCCTGGTTGAAATTAGCCATTCAGACTCTGGCCGGATTGGTTCTGTTTTTCGGGGGGTTATCCGTTGAATTCATATCGGTCCCCATCTATGGTTCGGTTCCGGTCGGTGGTTTTGCGGTATTGATCACGGTTGTCTGGGTGATTGCTTTGTCAAATGCCATGAATTTAATTGATGGCCTGGATGGTCTGGCGACCGGTGTTTCGGTCATAGCCTCGATTACCCTGGCAATAATCGGTCTTTTATTTCAGGTCGAGGGGGTGGTGGTTTTTTCCCTGGCCCTTTTCGGGGCGCTTCTGGCTTTCTGGATTTATAACCGCTATCCGGCCCGGATATTTCTGGGCGACAGCGGTTCCCTTTTAATCGGTTATTTTTTTGCCGTAATATCGCTGGTTTTTCCTATTAAATCATTTGCGACGGCGGCCCTTTTTATGCCCCTGGTGGTTTTGGGAGTGCCACTGATCGAGGCCGTATCGTCATTTTTCCGAAGGTTGGCGGCCGGCAAAAATGTTATGAAGGCCGACCGGCGGCATATTTTCCATTATTTGGCCTATGCCGGTCTGAACCAGAGGCAGATTGTTGCCCTTTTTTACCTGACCGGCCTGTTTTTCGGCTTCATTTCCCTGGCCATGATATTATTCAGCCGGGTTATGGTTTTGACTTTTTTGATCCTTTTTATGGTTGTAATTTTCATAATATATTTTATCTTAATTTCCCGTATGAAAAAAGATAATGCGGCCGGTTAGGCTATGGTTACCGGCGGGATTTGAGTATGGAAGAAAGACAAATTCTCGATTTCGAGAAACCGATTGTGGAACTGGAGAAGAAAATCTCCGATATGCGGGATTTTGCTTCCGGGGCCAATCTGGAGCTGTCAGGCGAGATTAAATTGCTTGAAGGCAAGGTGGAGAAAATGCGTCACGATATATTCACCAACCTGACCCGATGGCAAAAGGTCCAGCTGGCCCGGCATCCTCGTCGTCCTTACTGCCTCGATTATATTAACCGCATGACGACCGATTTCATCGAACTTCATGGCGATCGGTATTTTGCCGATGATAAAGCGCTGGTAGGCGGATTTGCCCGGATTGACGGACACCAGGTGATGATTATCGGCCAGCAGAAAGGGCGCGACACCAAGCAGAAGCTGTATCGTAATTTCGGAATGATGCACCCCGAGGGTTATCGCAAGGCGTTACGGTTTTTTAAGATGGCTGAGAAATTCAACAAGCCGATTGTCATCCTCATTGATACTCCCGGAGCTTTCCCGGGTATCGGAGCTGAGGAGCGGGGCCAGGCCGAGGCGATCGCCCGCAATTTACGCGAAATGGCCGTTTTAACCGTGCCTATCGTCATTGTCATTATCGGCGAGGGAGCCTCCGGCGGGGCTCTGGGTATCGGTATCGGCGATCGAATCTATATGCTTGAATATGCCTGGTATTCGGTCATCTCCCCGGAAGCCTGTGCGGCCATTTTATGGCGCGATTCCAGTCATGCCTCCGAGGCGGCTGAGGGGCTCAAATTGACTTCCGCCGATAATATGGAATTGAAAGTTATTGATGAAGTTATCAAGGAGCCGCCGGGTGGCGCTCATAACAACCATGATCTTGCGGCCGCCGCGGTTAAGACCAAAATAACGTCGGCCATTCTTGAGTTGGAAAAACTTCCGGCCGATCAGCTGTTGAAACAGAGACTGGAGAAATTCCGCCGTATGGGAGTATACCAGGAATAGGAGGTATTTGCTATGGCTCTTTCTGATCGTTTACTGGAAATCATAGTATGCCCCAAGTGCAAGGGGGAATTGACGTATAAAAAGGATGAAAACAGACTTAATTGCCAAAGCTGTCGTCTGGCTTTCAGGGTGGAGAATGATATCCCGGTCCTCCTCATAGACGAAGCGGAAAGTTTTTAGGCAGGGGTTGCTATATGAAATTATCGAAATTTTGCTCCGAAGAACTTATCTCCTTCAATCTGAAATCGAAAGAAAAAGATAAAATTCTCGATGAACTGGTTAAGCTTGCCTCCAAATCTCAACTTGTTAAAGACGGCGAGGAACTGCTGAAAGATGTCAGGGATCGCGAGGAACTGGTAACCACCGGGGTTGGTTACGGGGTTGCCTTTCCGCATGCCAAGACGAAGGCTACCAAAGGCATCGTCATTGCCTTCGGCCGATCCGATGGCGGTATCGATTTCGACGCAATGGATCACAAGCCGGTTCATCTCTTTTTCCTTATAGCCGCACCGGAGGATGCAATCGGGGCACACCTTAATGTCATGGCCCGGCTATCGTACATAATGAAGTCGGAAGAAAATCGTAAGAAAATGATGTCTGTTACCTCACCTGGGGAACTGCTCCAGATGATTGATACGGTGGAATAGAAAATATCTAGGGCAGGGAGGCCTTGGCGATGACATGGTTCTCGGCGGTTTTTTATAAAAATCGTCGGTTTATCAGCCTTATTCTGGCGTCGATTATATTTCTATTAACGGTGTTTTCGGCCGGTTTTTTCAGACCTCTGCTGGGAAATATCGCCGCGACCGTTTTTTTCAGTCCCTTTTCGAAATTCAAGCATTATATCATCGGTTTGCAGGATGTGGCCGAGGAAAACCGGCAATTGCGAAGTCTGATTGCCGAGTCCTCACTTCAACTTAATGTGATGACCGAGGCGCGGCGGGAGAATCAGCGATTACGTGAATTCCTCGGTTTCGAACCTCCTGAAAATTTCCGGGTTGTTCCGGTCAAAATAGTGGCCTTGATGCAGAATATATATCCGGTAGCGGCAATGATAAATAAGGGCAGCCGCGATTCCATCCGGATCAATCAACCGGTGGTCAACCGGTTCGGTCTGGTGGGAAAAATCAAGGAAGTGATGCCTGATCATGCCACCGTTATTCTTCTGACCGATCCGGCCAATGCTGTTTCCGGACGGGTCGCCGAGAGCCGCCAGATAGGTATTGTTCGTTTTTCTCCTGCTCTGGGGATGTACTTCGACAATCTCCCGGCCGATTCCGATATTAAAGAGGGAGACCTGATTATTTCATCAGGCCTGGGCGGTGTTTATCCGTCGGGTCTTTCAGTGGCGATCGTTGATACGGTCTGGGCCGAGCGGGGTGACATTCTCAAGTCGGTTCGCCTGAAACCGACCGTCAACTTTTTTGAGATTGATGAATTGTATATATTAATCAGTGAAGAATCATGAGAATTATTCCTTATATATTGTATCTGTTTCTTCTGGCACTGCATCTGACCATCCTGGCCGACATTACATCCATTTACGGTGCCGTGATTGATCTAACCGCTCTTCTGGTGACTATGGTGGCCCTGTATAAAGGTGAAACCACGACACTCTGGTTTGCCCTGTGCGCGGCGATTATTGCCGGGACGCAGAGACTTGATCTGATGCCCTGGGAAATGTTCGCCTTGCCGGCCATAGGTTTAGCAGCCAATCATATTAGCTCCAAATTGAATCTGGATTCGAGTCTTTCAAGGATACTGATACTGGCGGCTTTTTTATTCATTCACGGGATTCTGATGACCCTGTTGATTTCAACATCCGATTTCATCTATATGTTCTTTCGATCAATTATACCCGGAACCGTTTATTCACTTATTATCGGTTGGCTCTTCTTTCAGCTCAAAGACGGTCGTATAACCTGGCAAAAGGCAAAAGCGCTCTTTTAACATGAAAAGTTTTTTTATCGGAACCGATCTGAGGGAAAAAATCGGCGGGGCCTTTGTTATTCTGGCTCTCCTGGCTGTTATTGGCGGTTTGGTGTATCACCAGGTCCTTAAACACCGCATGTTTCAGGAGCAATCGGAAAGCAATCGTATTCGAATCCAGCCGGTTATACCCAAACGCGGTCTGGTTTACGACCGCAACCTGCAGGTTATCGCCGATAATCGTCTGTCTTTTACCGTTTCCCTGGTGCCCTTCGAACGGGTAAAAGATGTCACTTTGCCCAGGCTATCGGTGCTGCTCGAAATGGATGAAGATGATATTGAAAAACGAGCCAAAGCCAATTTTATCAGTCGCTATATTCCTTCCCCGATCAAGAGAGGGCTCGGGATCGATATTATATCGATCCTCGAAGAACAGGGCCAGAGTTACCCGGGAATTACCTACAGCGCCGAATCGGTTCGCCGCTATGCCGATTCTCTATCGGCCGCCACATTTATAGGACATATCGGTGAAGTATCTCCTGAGGAAATTAAATCCGGCGGCGAACGGGATTATCGCCTCGGTAGCCTGGTCGGGAAACAGGGCATAGAAAAAACTTATGATCGGCTTCTCCGGGGTATTGAGGGAACCGAGTTTATCGAGGTGTCCGCCCGGGGTCAGATTGTCGGCCCATATGAAGGTAAAGAAAAAACTCCGGCTGTCCCGGGTAATGATCTGATTTTGACTATTGACCGGGATTTGCAAAGATTCATAGTCTCCCAGTTCGATAGTCTGGATTACAGTGGCGCCGTTGTGGCAATGGATCCGAGAACGGGGGATATTCTCGGCCTGGCTTCTTTTCCGGATTTCGATGCCAATATTTTTTCAGGTGTGATTGCGCCCGAGATCTGGGAGCAAATTGTCTCCGACTCCAACCATCCGCTTTTAAACCGACCTCTGACGGGTTTGTATCCGCCGGGTTCGACCGCCAAGTTAATTACGGCCGGGGCGGCTCTGGAGCTTGGGCTGGTGACCGAGGAATATCTGCTTAAACCCTGTTTTGGCGGAATGCAATTCGGGAATCGTTTTTTCAAATGCTGGGAGCGGGGTGGACATGGAAAACTGAATATGGTTCACGCCATCGAGCAGTCGTGCGATGTTTATTTTTATCAACTGGGTCAGATGATGGGAGTCGATGCCTGGGGTGAGTATGCTCGCAGATGCGGCTTCGGCAAAAAGACCAGCATTGATTTACCCGGCGAACTGGCCGGAATAGTTCCCAATTCGGCCTATTATGATAAGCTTTATGGCCCGCATAAGTGGACTCCGTATCTGGTTCTGAATCTGGCCATCGGACAGGGCGAGTTTACCATCACCCCCCTGCAATTGGCCCAGTTTTACTGCGGTCTGGCCAATGAGGGTAAGGTTTATCGACCGCATCTTCTGAAGGAGATTATTCATCCCGATGGCAGTCATGAAGATGTCGCGCCGGTCCTTTCGTTCACTCTTCCGTTTTCCAAAAAAACCATGACAATTTTGACTGAGGCTCTGGAATTGGTGGTTCAGGGAGAACGCGGAACGGCCAGGGGTCTAAGGAATAAATATTATAATATTTCGGGGAAAACCGGAACCGCTCAGAATCCTCATGGTGAGGATCATTCCTGGTTCGCCGCTTTTGCTCCTTCCGATGATCCGCGAATCGTTGTGGTAGCATTGGTGGAAAATGCCGGTCATGGTTCCGAAGTTGCCGCACCGATCGCCGGCCGGATTATGCGATATTACCTGACGCAGAAAGATTCTATGGCGGCCTCAAATCCGCCCATACAGGATGGTGGGGAATGACCCTGGTATATAAACATCTTGACTGGCGTCTGATTCTGGCGGCTTTGGCTCTTTCCATTATCGGTGTCCTCTTGATTTATTCGGCGCAATTCGATGCCGCCACCGATCAATCCCTGAATTTTTATATCAAGCAACTACTATGGTTATTAATATCGCTGGTTATTTTCATGGCCGCGATTAATCTCCCGCTCCGGATGCTCGATTACCTGGCTTATTTTTTTTATGGATTGACTTTAGTCCTTCTGATTCTGGTCCTCTTTATTGGTCAGGCCAAATACGGGGCGGCTCGATGGTTCTCATTCGGGCCGGTCAATCTGACTCCCTCCGATACCGCCAAACTGGCTCTTCTGATAACTCTTTCGAGGTTTTTGGCCTATACCAAATTACCGCCGCATTCCAAACGACGGCTGTTTATTTCCGGATTGCTGACCCTTGTCCCGGTCATTTTAATTATGCGCCAGCCTGATCTGGGGACATCCCTGGTTTTTGTGGCTCTTTTGTTGAGTCTCTGGTTCTGGTCGGGATTATCACCGGTCTATCTTCTTCTGATAATTTCGCCGTTGTTTTCCTTGATGGCGGCTTTTCACTGGATAACCTGGGTCATTTACCTGATTATTCTTATTATCGTTCTTATGATGGTCCGACCGGGTTTGCTTTTCAGTTTTTATACGGTCATTATTAACCTTGCTTTCGGAATGGTTACGCCCTTTGTCTGGAATCGGCTGGCCGACTATCAGAAATTACGAATCCTGACTTTTCTTGATCCCGGGCGCGATCCCCGCGGGACCGGTTATCAGATTATTCAATCCAAGATCGCGGTCGGCTCGGGAGGATTGTTCGGTAAAGGTTACCTGGGCGGTTCACAGAGCCAGTTGAAATTCCTCCCAGAAAGACATACCGATTTTATTTTTTCGGTTCTCGGCGAGGAATTCGGTCTTCTTGGAACCCTGATTGTGGTGGCCATATTCGCCTTCATTTTTTATCGGGGTATAAAAATCGCCGCCCGCTGTCGCTCCCGGTTTGCCTCCAACCTGGCCTGGGGCGCCCTGACCATTCTCTTTTTTCAGTTCTTTGTTAATGTCGGAATGACTCTTGGATTGACCCCGGTAACAGGATTGCCACTACCGTTTCTGAGTTATGGCGGAACATCACTGGTAATGTCATGGATTCTGGTCGGTTTGATGGTTATGGCCGATTATTATTGGACGGAATATTAACTGAAATAAAATGGGAGATATTATGAAGTCGTTAAAATTGATTTTTGTGCTGTCAAGCCTGATAGCAGGGATAGCCGGAATTTCGTTCGCTCTTGAGATCGGAAATATGATAACCCCGGATGAACTGCAAAAATTAAAATCCATAGGGACCATCCGGGCTATGGCCCGGATAGATATGGCCGGTCTTACCGGGCACTCGGAATTTATTTATGCCGCGCCGGGCATGATGCATACTGAAATAGATTTGGGGATTCTGAAAATGACCCAGGGCTTTGACGGGGAAACGGCCTGGATCAGGGATCAGAACGGCCAGTACATGGAATTAACCGGCGGTGACAGGAAAAATATTATTTCCGGCGTTTATATGACCGGTATGTGTTATTTTCTCGATAACTGCCTGAGCGGTCAGGTGCAATATGCCGGCGATACCACGATGGAAGAAATTTCTTATCATGTTTTTTCGGCCGTTCCCGATTTCGGCGATTCACTCTGGTTGTATTTCAACACTGCCAGCCGCCGGCTGGAAATAGTCGAAGAAAGACTCGATGAAATTTCTATCATGAATTACCTGTCCGATTTCCGAATGATCGATGGAATGGAAATTCCGTTTGTCAGTAAAAGTAAGTCATCGGTTCCCCAACTCAATATGACGGCCGTAACCGATACTATTGAATTCAATGTGCCAGTCGATTTTTCGCTGTTCGAAATGATTCCCGAAGGTGCCGACAATTTTGTCTTCCCGGTCGATCGCGATTCCGTGGTGGTGCCGTTTGTTTATCACAATGGCCACATTTTCCTTAAGGCGTCGATCAATGGGCTGCCGCCGGAGTTCTTTATTCTTGATTCAGGGGCGGGAA of Candidatus Zixiibacteriota bacterium contains these proteins:
- a CDS encoding PTS sugar transporter subunit IIA, whose protein sequence is MKLSKFCSEELISFNLKSKEKDKILDELVKLASKSQLVKDGEELLKDVRDREELVTTGVGYGVAFPHAKTKATKGIVIAFGRSDGGIDFDAMDHKPVHLFFLIAAPEDAIGAHLNVMARLSYIMKSEENRKKMMSVTSPGELLQMIDTVE
- a CDS encoding glycosyltransferase family 2 protein; this encodes MNPSPIEISALMVTFNSESNIVPALKSLMAEMASVRGEVLVYDNNSSDATINAIRSVSPNIQIIQSNKNLGFAAGNNRAAEVARGKYLLFANPDLILDKGCLSELLEVFGARPDAGAVAARLRNEDNSFQPTCRNFPDMKNIFFSRGSALAAGKDKSGHGRYTLGDFDKITSVPAAAATCLMMEREFFLKIGGFDERFFLFMEDTDLCLRISRADRTVYFVPGAGAVHLWGRGTPASSFRRRFHHHLSAWKYFLKHYPNGFSLFLLPVALIINFTMLTMKDLLREK
- a CDS encoding undecaprenyl/decaprenyl-phosphate alpha-N-acetylglucosaminyl 1-phosphate transferase, giving the protein MLNFNFLILIFISFIISLILTLGIIRLCWKYSLLDYPGRHKRHKKPTPILGGTAILAAVWISLLLYILFVEDGLDDLFPALPNILAGSLLIYLVGLVDDLKPLSAWLKLAIQTLAGLVLFFGGLSVEFISVPIYGSVPVGGFAVLITVVWVIALSNAMNLIDGLDGLATGVSVIASITLAIIGLLFQVEGVVVFSLALFGALLAFWIYNRYPARIFLGDSGSLLIGYFFAVISLVFPIKSFATAALFMPLVVLGVPLIEAVSSFFRRLAAGKNVMKADRRHIFHYLAYAGLNQRQIVALFYLTGLFFGFISLAMILFSRVMVLTFLILFMVVIFIIYFILISRMKKDNAAG
- a CDS encoding aspartyl protease family protein, whose translation is MKSLKLIFVLSSLIAGIAGISFALEIGNMITPDELQKLKSIGTIRAMARIDMAGLTGHSEFIYAAPGMMHTEIDLGILKMTQGFDGETAWIRDQNGQYMELTGGDRKNIISGVYMTGMCYFLDNCLSGQVQYAGDTTMEEISYHVFSAVPDFGDSLWLYFNTASRRLEIVEERLDEISIMNYLSDFRMIDGMEIPFVSKSKSSVPQLNMTAVTDTIEFNVPVDFSLFEMIPEGADNFVFPVDRDSVVVPFVYHNGHIFLKASINGLPPEFFILDSGAGTNVVDREYAEKIGLKPEGDLPAKGIAGYGSASLTRIDSLAVGGVMIYDEVVGVIDFSAMALDAPGEIGGVLGHDLLSRFPIKINYADSVMVLYNPETFVPPDSSLGIDFEYIMKIPLVNARYGDVDGKFLIDLGNPFSLILHHSFVEDNDLAKTFTNIDTMQGNLGGVGGLSDVYAATGDDFQIGAVRISKPPLLIAQSETGVIGSLRVNGNMGNLLLQEFELLLDYKGKKIYIMALNK
- a CDS encoding polyprenol monophosphomannose synthase, encoding MTDDKKALIIFPTYNEKENIERIIAAVLEKDPRINVLVVDDSSPDGTGEIADRLAGDNARINVLHRTVKEGLGRAYLAGFKWALERGFDYIFEMDADFSHDPKYLPDFLRTIEDCDLVLGSRYISGVNVVNWPMSRLLLSYYANTYTRLVTGLPVRDGTGGFKCFRREVLQAIDLDAIRSNGYIFQIELSMRVWKKGFRIKEIPIIFTDREFGSSKMSKKIVREAIWKVWYLRLMSIFGKLK
- the mrdA gene encoding penicillin-binding protein 2, whose amino-acid sequence is MKSFFIGTDLREKIGGAFVILALLAVIGGLVYHQVLKHRMFQEQSESNRIRIQPVIPKRGLVYDRNLQVIADNRLSFTVSLVPFERVKDVTLPRLSVLLEMDEDDIEKRAKANFISRYIPSPIKRGLGIDIISILEEQGQSYPGITYSAESVRRYADSLSAATFIGHIGEVSPEEIKSGGERDYRLGSLVGKQGIEKTYDRLLRGIEGTEFIEVSARGQIVGPYEGKEKTPAVPGNDLILTIDRDLQRFIVSQFDSLDYSGAVVAMDPRTGDILGLASFPDFDANIFSGVIAPEIWEQIVSDSNHPLLNRPLTGLYPPGSTAKLITAGAALELGLVTEEYLLKPCFGGMQFGNRFFKCWERGGHGKLNMVHAIEQSCDVYFYQLGQMMGVDAWGEYARRCGFGKKTSIDLPGELAGIVPNSAYYDKLYGPHKWTPYLVLNLAIGQGEFTITPLQLAQFYCGLANEGKVYRPHLLKEIIHPDGSHEDVAPVLSFTLPFSKKTMTILTEALELVVQGERGTARGLRNKYYNISGKTGTAQNPHGEDHSWFAAFAPSDDPRIVVVALVENAGHGSEVAAPIAGRIMRYYLTQKDSMAASNPPIQDGGE
- a CDS encoding Trm112 family protein is translated as MALSDRLLEIIVCPKCKGELTYKKDENRLNCQSCRLAFRVENDIPVLLIDEAESF
- the rodA gene encoding rod shape-determining protein RodA, yielding MTLVYKHLDWRLILAALALSIIGVLLIYSAQFDAATDQSLNFYIKQLLWLLISLVIFMAAINLPLRMLDYLAYFFYGLTLVLLILVLFIGQAKYGAARWFSFGPVNLTPSDTAKLALLITLSRFLAYTKLPPHSKRRLFISGLLTLVPVILIMRQPDLGTSLVFVALLLSLWFWSGLSPVYLLLIISPLFSLMAAFHWITWVIYLIILIIVLMMVRPGLLFSFYTVIINLAFGMVTPFVWNRLADYQKLRILTFLDPGRDPRGTGYQIIQSKIAVGSGGLFGKGYLGGSQSQLKFLPERHTDFIFSVLGEEFGLLGTLIVVAIFAFIFYRGIKIAARCRSRFASNLAWGALTILFFQFFVNVGMTLGLTPVTGLPLPFLSYGGTSLVMSWILVGLMVMADYYWTEY
- the mreC gene encoding rod shape-determining protein MreC; this encodes MTWFSAVFYKNRRFISLILASIIFLLTVFSAGFFRPLLGNIAATVFFSPFSKFKHYIIGLQDVAEENRQLRSLIAESSLQLNVMTEARRENQRLREFLGFEPPENFRVVPVKIVALMQNIYPVAAMINKGSRDSIRINQPVVNRFGLVGKIKEVMPDHATVILLTDPANAVSGRVAESRQIGIVRFSPALGMYFDNLPADSDIKEGDLIISSGLGGVYPSGLSVAIVDTVWAERGDILKSVRLKPTVNFFEIDELYILISEES
- a CDS encoding acetyl-CoA carboxylase carboxyltransferase subunit alpha — its product is MEERQILDFEKPIVELEKKISDMRDFASGANLELSGEIKLLEGKVEKMRHDIFTNLTRWQKVQLARHPRRPYCLDYINRMTTDFIELHGDRYFADDKALVGGFARIDGHQVMIIGQQKGRDTKQKLYRNFGMMHPEGYRKALRFFKMAEKFNKPIVILIDTPGAFPGIGAEERGQAEAIARNLREMAVLTVPIVIVIIGEGASGGALGIGIGDRIYMLEYAWYSVISPEACAAILWRDSSHASEAAEGLKLTSADNMELKVIDEVIKEPPGGAHNNHDLAAAAVKTKITSAILELEKLPADQLLKQRLEKFRRMGVYQE